The segment CTCCTCGCCCACGTCGTCGAGCACGTCGACGCCGCCACCGCCGACGAGATCCTCCGCACGTACCTGCCGTACGTGCGCCCGGGCGGCGCGGTCCACGTCGTCACCCCGCAGGAGCGCGGCCAGGCCTTCGACCCCACGCACGTGCGCTTCTGCGACTTCGACGTCGTGGAGGCGCTGCTGCGCGACCACGGGCTCGCGGTCGAGCGGCGCTACTCCTTCCCCTTCCCGCGGTGGGCGGGGTCGCTGTTCGTCTACAACGAGTTCAACGTCACCGGCCGCCTGGCAGGTCCGTGACCCCGCCGCCGGACCCGGGGGCCGCGCGCATCCGCCGGGACCACACGAGGTAGGCCGCCCGGCGCAGGCCGGCCGTGCCGACGGCGCGCAGGGACCCGAGCCGGGCGTCGGCGGCCGAGACGGCCTCCGGCCAGTCCGCGTGCACGCGGGCGTGCAGGCGGGCCGCCTGCCGGGCCTGCTCGCCGGCCAGGGCGACGCTCCACTGCGTCGCGCTCACGCGGAAGGCGGCGAGGACCTCGTCGAGGGCGACGAGGTCGCCGTGGCGCAGCGCGCGCACGTACAGGTCCTGGTCGATGAGGTAGGGGTCGCGGGCCGACCAGCCCCCCACGGCCCGCACGACGTCGGTGCGCAGCAGGACGCACGCGGGCTCGCCGAGCAGGTTCGTGCCGGCCCGGACCGTCGCGCGGACGGCCTGCGCGCCGGGCACCCGCCCGCGCAGCGGGCCGAGCCCGCGACCACGCACGAGCACCCGGTCCGCGGGGTCCACGAGGTCGCGCCGGCACGCGGCGAGGACGGCGCCGGGCTCGGCCCGCAGCGCCGCCACCTGGCGCTCCAGGCACGTCGGGGCGAGCAGGTCGTCGCCGCAGACGAGCTTGACGAGCTCCCCCCGCGCCTCGTCGGTCACCCGGTTCCAGTTCCGCTCCGCGCCGCCGCCGGCCTCGGTCCGCAGCAGCCTGACCCGCGGGTCGTCGGCGTACGGCTGCAGCCGCTCCCACGTGCCGTCGTCGGAGGAGTGGTCGGCGACGACGACGTCGAGGTGGCGGTAGGTCTGCCGGAGCACGGAGTCGAGGGTCCGGGCGACGTAGCGGGCGTTCCGGTACGCGGGGACGACGACGGAGACGAGCGGGTCGGTGCTCACGCGGCCTGCTTCCTGCGGAAGGAGAAGTACTTGTGCCCCACGTAGCTCATGAGCGCGGTGACGAAGACGACGAGCAGCTGGCTGGGGATCACCGGCAGCCCCGCGACCTCGACGAGCAGCGGCAGGGCGAGGAGGTTGACCCCGAGCGCCCCGAGGTAGACGGTCTCGAAGCGCAGCAGGTCGAGGAGCACGTTGCCCCGCACCCGGAACACGAGGCGCCGGTGCAGCACGAAGGCGCACAGCACGCTGACGACGTGCGCGGCGAGGAGCACGACGAGGTAGTGGGCGACCCGCCCGAGCGTGAGCTGCAGGCCGACGAAGGCGACGGTCCCGATGAGCGTGTTGACGGCGCCGACGCCGACGAAGAGGACGCGCTCGTCCCCGGCGAGCCGGCGGGCGCGCGCGAGCCGGCTCGGTGGGGGCGGGGCGTCCGGCACGTGGCGAGACGGTAGTTCATGTGCGGTCGGGCGGCCCTCACCCGACCGCGGCGCCGACGAGCAGCACGCCCTGGCCGACCGCCTGCACGAGCACGGACCGGCGCCACGTCGCCCGCACGGCGGCGACCTCCAGCCGCGCCCCGCGCGGGAGCACCGCCGACAGCGACGCGGCGAGGTGCGTGGCGTGCACGGCGAGCAGGCTGAGCGCGTCGCGGGCGTCGAGACCGCCGCCCGCGAGGACGGCGAGCAGGCCGAGCCCGAGCACGACCGGGGTCGCGAGCGGCAGCGACGGGCGCCACGCCACCGCCAGCGCGAGCAGCACGGGCAGGAGGGCGGGCAGCGGCGAGCCGCCGGGCCAGTCGCGGCCCGCCACCTGCGCCGCCGCGCCCAGCGCGGCCGCGAGCACGAGGACGAGGCGCGGCACGAGGCCGGAGACCGTCCGCCCGGTGCCGGCGGGTGCGGGGCTCACCCGGCCCCCGCCCGGACGCGCTCGCGCACCAGGCGACGCGTGGCGAGCGGCAGGTCCGCGCCCGCCGGCAGCACCGGGACGCCGGCCCGGGCGAGCGCGGCCAGCCGCGCACGCCGCTCGGCGAGGACGAGCGCGAGGGCCGCCGCACCGGCGGGGCCCCGCCGGTCGGCCACGAGGTCCTCCGGCATGCAGTCGACGCCGACGGTCGTGCGCCCGTGCCGGCGCAGCGCGAGCGCGAGGTCGCCGACCCGGTCGTCGAGGAACGGCGACAGGACGACCACGAGCGCGCGTCCCGGCACCTGCTCGAGCAGCCGGCGGGGCAGCGTCGTGGCCGCGTACCCGGCCCGCCCGCCGACGGCCGTCCCGCTCGCGGTGGTGCCCGCGAGCGCGACGCGGAGCCGGCGCAGGTGGCGGCGACCGGCGCCGGCTCGGACGGACGCGGCGGGCACGGTGAGGTCGACGGTCGCGACCCGGTCCCCGGCGTGCAGGTGCGCGGCCGCGAGCGCCGCCGCCGTGGTCACCGTGAGGTCGAGGCTGCTGCCGGGCTCCACCGCCCCACCGGCGAGGACGACGGGCACGGACCACGAGGCGACGTCGCGACCGAGGTCGCCGCGGGTGTCGAGCAGGAGCACGACGTCGCCGTCGGCGTCCACGGACGTGCGCCGCACGTGAAGGCGCAGGCCGTCAGGGCGCTGCCCGCGCCGGGCGGTGGCCCGCCAGTCGACCGCCCGCAGCCGGTCGCCGGGCCGGAACTCGTCGACGGCGTGCAGGTCGCTGCCGTCCCCCGCGCGCCGCGTCCGGTGCGGGCCGACGACCGTCGTGCCGCGGGGCGGCAGCGGCCCCGCGGCGGCGGGCGGCACGGCGGGCACGACGAGCACGTCGCGGACGGCGCCGGCGCTCGGACCGACGGCGAGGTGGCCGTCGGCGGCCACGAGCAGCGTGTCCGGCCGCGTGACGGCGTGCCGGCCCCACGTGCCCGGGTCGAGCCGGCCCGTGAGGGTGCGCGGGCGGCGGCCGACGGCGAGCGCGACCGGACCGTCCGGCGCGACGACGACGGCGAGGTCGCCCCCCGGCACCGCGGGCACCTCGAGCCGCACGTCGACGCCCTCGCCCACGGCCCCCGTCCGCGGCACCCGGACGTCCGCCACCACCGTGGCCGGCGCCTCGCGCGGGCGCAGGGCGAGCGCGGCCGTCAGCGCGAGGGGGACGGCGAGCGCGGCCGCCTCCGGGGAGCCGAGCACGGCCCCCGCACCGAGGCCGCCCAGCCCGAGGGCGACCGCGCGGCGCAGGGCCGCGGTGGGGCGCCAGCGGGCCGTCACGCCGTCACCGGGTCGGCACCGTCGCGGGCGTCCGGACGGAGCCGAGCACCTCCTCGACGACCGCGGCGGAGGTCACGCCGCCGGACCACGTCTGCACCCCGAGCACGAGGCGGTGCCCCAGGACCGCGGGCGCCGCGGCCTTGACGTCCTCCGGCAGCACGACGGTGCGGCCGTCGAGGACCGCGAGACCCCGGGCCACGAGCAGCAGCGCGAGGCTCCCGCGCGGCGACGCGCCGACCTCGACCGCGGAGTGGGCCCGGGTCGCCGCGGCGAGGGCGACGCAGTACGCGGCGAGGTCCGCCTCGACGTCGACCTGCTCGACGCCGGCCTGCATCCGGCGCAGCGTGCCGGCGTCCACGACGCGGGGGACCTCGACCGCCTCCTGCCGGCGGCCGACCCGCCGCAGCAGCACGTCGCCCTCCTGCGCCGCGTCGGGGTAGCCGACGGCGAGGCGGACGAGGAACCGGTCGAGCTGCGCCTCGGGCAGCGGGTACGTGCCCTCGTACTCGACGGGGTTGGCGGTGGCGAGGACGTGGAACGGCCGGGGCAGGGGCGTGGTGCGCCCCTCGACGGTGACCTGTCCCTCCTGCATCGCCTCCAGCAGCGCGGCCTGCGTCTTCGGGCTCGTCCGGTTGATCTCGTCGGCCAGCAGCAGCCCGGTGAACACCGGGCCGGGACGGAACGCGAAGTCGCGGGTGGCCGGGTCCCAGACGAACGAGCCGGTGACGTCCGACGGAAGCAGGTCCGGCGTGCACTGCAGGCGGGCGAACTGCAGCCCGAGCGCGGCCGCGAGGCTGCGGGCGGCGAGGGTCTTGCCGAGCCCGGGCACGTCCTCGAACAGCACGTGGCCCCCGGCCAGCACGGCGGCGAGCGCGACGCGCAGCGGCTCGCGCATGCCGACGACGGCGGTGCCGACGGCGTCGAGCACGCCGGTCGCGAGCCGGGTGACCTCTCCGGCGGGCAGGGGCTGCGGGGCGGGGTCGGTCACGGGCTGCTCCTCGGGGTGCCGGTCGTGCCGCGGCGGGCGAGCCCGGCCGCGCGCCGGACGTCGTCGAGGGCGGAGGGAGCCCCGGCCCGCGCGTCGAGGCGGCGCAGCCGCTCGGCGAGCAGGGCGCGGTCCCCCGCGTCGGTCCGGGCGCCCTCGACCTGCCGTGCGGTGAGGGCGACCTCCTGCCGGCCCGGGCGCGTGCGCGGGGCGGGCCGGTCGGGCCAGCGCTGCTCGAGCGGCTCCTCGAACCGGACGGCGAGGGCGAGCACCGCCACGAGCACGCACAGCCCGACCGCGCGGCCGGCACCTATCCCGACGAACCAGCAGAGCCCGCCCGTCGCCGCCGCCAGCGCGAGGGCGCCGAGCCGTCGCCGCAGGCTCGGCACGGGCCACGCGACGGGGCTCACGCGCCGACCTCGACGGCTCGCAGCAGCGAGGCGAGCGCGGCACGGGCCGCGTCGGCCTCCGCCGGCGTCACCTCGCGCGCCGGCGTGCCCGGGGCGGCGAAGCGCACCCGCGAGTACGTGCGCCGCAGCCCCTCCAGGGCGGCGCGGTCGAGCCCGGGCGCGCTGCGGGCCAGCCGCGCGGCGAACTCGGTGGGGGTGTCGGTCCAGCGGCGGGCCGCGCCGGTGCCGGTGGCGGCGCGCTCGAGCTCCGCCCAGCACGCGACGACGACGTCCGCGAGGTGCCCGGGCGGGACGTCGGCCAGCCGCAGCAGGCCGCTGCGGGCCGCGGCGGCGAGGGCGGCGGCGTCCGGGTCGGCCGTCACGGCCTCGTCGGGCGGGCCGCCCCCGTCGTCCTCGCCGTCCGCGCTGTCGGCCGGCGCGTCCCGGCGGGCGCTCAGCAGCGAGCGCACGAGCAGCGCGAGCGCGAGGCTCGTCGCCACGACGGCGGCGGCGACCTCCAGCGGCACACCCGCGACGGCGTCGCCGTAGCGGGGCGGGTCGACGTCGACGACGCGCTCGCCCGCGGGGTCCGCCGTCGGCTGCGCGACCTCGAGCGGGCGGATTCGGTCGGCGGGGCTGTCGCCGGACAGCGGGACGGGCCCGAGCCCGACCGCGAGCAGGACGGCGGCGAGGCCGAGGAGCGCGGGCACGGCCACCCACGCGGCCGGCGGGCCACCGCCCGCCGGGCCGCGCGCCGTCCCACCCCCGCCGGTCACCGCCCTCGCCCCGGTCACCGTCTCATCCCACCACACGGGAACGACACGGCCCGCGCGCCTGTTGAGCCTGGTGACACCGACGCGCGGCCCACGCGCGACCGAGGAGGACGCATGCTGTTCGGCTCCCGCACCGCCACCCCCGTGACCCGCGACCAGGCCCTGCCCGGCCGCCCGACGCCCGTCACCGTGCCCGGCCGGCACGTGGTCAAGGGCACGTCGCTCACACCGCCGTGGCCGGAGGGCCACGAGGTGCTGTACGTGGCGATGGGCTGCTTCTGGGGCGCCGAGCGCATCTTCTGGCGCCTCGACGGCGTCCACACCACCGCCGTCGGCTACATGGGCGGCTACACGCCCAACTCCACCTACGAGGAGACGTGCACCGGGCGCACCGGGCACACCGAGACGGCGATGGTGGTGTACGACCCGGCCGTGGTGTCGCTCGAGCGGCTGTTCAAGGAGTTCTGGGAGAACCACGACCCGACGACGCCGAACCGGCAGGGCAACGACGTCGGCACGCAGTACCGCTCGGCCGTCTTCACGACGACCGACGCACAGCTGGCGGCCGCGCGGGAGTCCCGCGAGCGCTACCAGCGGGCGCTGAGCGCCGAGGGCTACGGCCAGGTCGTCACCGAGATCCGTCCCGCCGCCGAGGCCGGCGAGTTCTTCTACGCCGAGGACTACCACCAGCAGTACCTGCAGCGGAACCCGAACGGGTACTGCAACCACGGCTTCTGCCAGGTCGGCTACGACATGGCCGCGCACGGCCAGGTCGCGAGGGCGCAGCTGCCCGAGGCCTGACCCGTCAGGTCCAGCGGACGGTGCGGACGGCGCTCGTGCCGGTCGCGTGGTCGGCGTCGCCCGGCGCCACCACGCGGTAGGCCTCGCTGCCGGCGGTCGTGCGACGCACCTGGAAGCGGTAGCCGCTCGTGCCCGACAGGGTCTGGGAGGTCACCCGGCGCCAGCCGTCGGCGACCCGGCGCTCCAGGTGCACCGTGCTCCCGGCGTGCGCGGGCGACACGGTGCCGGCGACCTCGACGGTGCCGCCCCGGGGAGCCGTCGCGCGGCTGAGCGCGCTCGACACCGCCGTCGCGACGTCGACCCGGTGCGCGGGCCCGCCGGAGCCGAGGACGGAGCCCCGGCCGGGCACCCGCACCTGGTAGTCGGCGTGCCACGACGGGCGGTGCTGCAGCCGCGCGGTGCCCGACGCCGACGTCGTCGCCGTCGCGACCCTCGTCCAGCCGGTCGCGCCCCGCTTCCGCACGTGCAGCTCGACGGGGACCCCGGCCAGGGCCGTGCCGTCGGTCCGCCGCGCGACGGCGTCGACGGCGACGGTCTGCCCGTACACCGCGGACCGGCGCGTGGCGGTGCTGGTGACGCTGCTGCCGTGCCACACCCCGACCGCCCGGCGACCGGTGTTCCCGACCGCGTCGCGGGGGAAGACCGCCACCGCGTGGTAGCCGCCCTGCGCAAGACCGGTGACCGTCACCTGCGTCGCGCTGCCGCGGTAGACGACCCGCCCGTCGCTCGGCGACGACGGCGCCGTCCGGCCCGGGCGCGTCACGACCGTCACCCCGGCGAAGTCGGGGTCCGCCGGCGGTGACCAGCGCAGCGCGACGCTGCCCCAGCCCGGCGTGCTCGACAGCCCGCGCACGGGGCCGGGTGGCGTCGTGTCGACCGGGGTGACCGCGGGCGACGGCGCCGACGGCGCCCCGGGCCCGGCGGCGTTGGTCGCGGTGACGACGAAGCGGTACGCGGTGCCGTTCGTCAGCCCGGTGACGACGGCGGACCGGGCGGTGGGCCCGGTCTGCAGGCTCCGCCCTCCCGGCTCGACCGTGACGGTGTAGCCGGTCACGCTCAGGCCCTCGCCGTCGGCCTCCTGCCAGCTCACCGTCGCCCGCTCGTCGCCCGCCACGGCGGTGACGCCCGGCGGGGCGAGCGGCGGCAGGGGCGACACGTCGACGAGGTGCACGGCCCCTGGGACCTGCTGACCGGCGACGAGCACACCGTCGGGCACCGGGAGCAGGGCGCCGTCGGCGCGGGCACCGCCACGCTGCAGCACGTCGGCGCTCGCTCCCCCGGCTCCCCGGCCGGTGCCGACGACGTAGCGGTCCAGCGCCGCGGCGCGACCGGACCACGTCGGCTGCCCCGACCACAGCGTCCCGTCGTCGGCCTCCGCGACCGAGGCCCCGCCGACGAGGAAGGTGGCGGACTCGGTCAGCAGCCCCCGCTGCGTGTCGACGGTGCGCAGCCGCTGCGCGGACGACGGCGCGCTCAGCTGCACGAGCCCGGCGGGCGACACCGCGAGCGGACCGGTCTGCAGCCACGCGTCGACGTCCGGCACGTCGCCGGAGCCGGGCAGCACGGGGGTCCGCAGCGGCGTACCGTCGAGGGGGACGACCACGACGGCGTGCCGGGCCCCCTGTCCGCCGCGGACCCGGGTGACGAGGACGACCTCGCCCCGCTCCCGGTCGACGACCATGGGCTGCCGGCGGGTCGTGCTGAGGAACTCCACGGGCTGCAGCCGGGTGGCGGCTCCCGCGGCGCCCGCGACGGGCAGCTCCGCCCCGCCCCCGGCGAGCGTCCGCCAGGTGCCGTCCGGCTGCTGGGCCCGCAGCCAGCACTCCTGCGGCCCGCAGAGCACCGCGACGACCCGACCGTCGGGGGCGAGGTCGGCCGTCCACTGCACCCGGTCCCGCAGGTAGGTGGCCTCGATCCCGAGGCCGCGGGCCGCGTCCCGGACGTCGGCGACGACCTCGACGACCGGGCCTGAGGGCGTGGGCACCTCGCGACGGACGTCCACGGCGCTCACGACCGCGAGGTCGCCGTCGAGCGGGTGGTGCACGAGCCGGTGGACGCCCTCCGGCAGCCCGACCCGGGCCGAGGGGGTGCCGTCCGGCGAGCCGAAGCGGTGCAGGTCGTGACGGCCGAGAAGGACCCGGCCGCCCGTCCCGAGGTCGGACCCGTCGACCGCGAAGGCCCGCAGCGCGTGGTCGCACGCGACGACGACGTCGTCCCCGCGCACGGCCAGGGCGGCGGTGCCGCAGTCGCTGTCGGACCGGTCGCCGGTCAGGTCGGCGTGGTCCGCGACGGTGCGCACGGAACCGCCGTCGACCACCCGGACGGAGAGCTCCCTGGGGGCGAGGGCGGTCTCGTCCAGGTAGGCGAGCACGCCGTCACCGGCCGTGAGCGCCGCCGCGTGCATCGGGGCACCGAGCGCGGGACCGTCCGTCGCCTCGCCGGGCTCCGGGTACCGACCACCGCCGGGACCGCTGCCGGCCACCAGGACGGGGGGGAGCCCGGCCGTCCGGTCGTGGCGGTAGATGCCGAAGATGCGCGCCTCGTACAGCGCGCCGTCGGGTCCTTCCGCGAACGTGCCGGCGGACGTGCCGGACAGCGGGGCCGGCACGGTCCCGTCGACCCACCCCGGCGGCAGCAGGCCGGTCGTCCCGCTGCGGCCGTCGGGGCCGCGCCGGATGTCCACCACCATGGAGCCGTCGCGCAGGACGAGCCTCGGGTCGACCCACCAGGCCGCACCGACCTGCGGCGGGCGGCGGACGCTCAGCCGGTGCCGGGAGTCGATCGTGGCGACGTACTGGTTGCCGCGCAGCAGCCACAGGACGCCGTCGTCCGCACGCGTCAGCTGCGAGGCAGCCGGCAGTCCCACGTCCCGGGCGTCCCACGTGGGGGGTACCGGCACGTCCCACGTGGTGCCCGACGCCGCCACGTCGGGCCCGGGCGTGCCGTAGCGGACGTCGACGGTCCCTGCGCGCGGGTCCAGCGCGCGCAGCTGGCGGGTCGACTGCTCCTGCACGAGGAGCGTGCCGTCGGGCTCCACGGCGAGCGCGCGTGGGGCGGGTGTGACCAGCGCCTCGGTCGCCGGCCCGCCGTCGCCGAGCCGCCCCCCGAGCACGTGCGAGACGCGGGGGCGCGGCTGCTCGCGGTCGCCGTCGGTGGCGAGCGCGGCGCCGACGTCGGCCGTCGCCGGTCCCACCAGGCCGACCAGGCCCACCGCGACGGCAGCCGGCAGCAGCAGCGCAGCGACGAGCGCGCGCACCACGAGACCACGCATGTCCCCCACCTCCTCGCGGACCGTAGTCGAGGCGCGCCGCGCCCGAAGGGCGTTCCCTCACCTCCGCCCCGGACGGCGTCGGGCCGGTCCCCCGTCCCCGCCGACGACCGCGCGACGAGCGCGAGCACCACCCCGCCGAGCACGAGGCAGAAACCGACGACCTGCAGGGCGGTGAGCGCCTCGCCGAACCACCACCACGCGAGCACGGCGGCCCCGACGGGCTCGAGGGTGGCGACGACGGTCACGAGGGTCGCCGGGATCCACCGCAGCGCGGCCGTCTCGGCCGCGAAGGGCGAGAGCGTGCCGAGGACGACGACCCACGCGACCACGAGGACGAGCGCCACCTCACCTGCGCCGAGCGCGTCGGGCAGCGCGACCGGCTGCCCCGTCCAGCCGCCGAGCGAGCGCCACGGCACGAAGGCGAGCGAGAGCAGCCCCGGCACGGCGAAGCCCCAGAACGTCGTCGACAGCGCGTCGCGGGTGCGGACGATGCGCTCCCCGAGCAGGAAGTACGTCGCGAAGGACCCGGCCGCGACGAGCCCGGCCACCACCCCTACGGTGTCGAGCTCGACGTCGCCGCCGAGCCCGAGGGCGAGGGCGAGGCCGCCGAGGCTGAGGGCGAGGGCGGGCCACAGCAGGGCGCTGACCCGCTCGCGCAGCACGAAGCGGGCGACGAGCGCCACGAGCAGCGGCGCGAGGTACTCCAGCAGCAGGGCGAGACCGATCGGCAGCCGCTGGATGGCGACGAAGTAGCTCACCTGCACGAGTCCCACCCCGCCGAGGCCGTAGGCGAGCAGCAGCGGCACCTCCCGGGCGCGCAGCCGGAGCCGGGAGGCGCGCCCGGTGGCCAGCAGCACGAGCAGGAGCACCAGGGCCGTGCCCGCGATCCGGACGGCCGCCAGCGGGACGGGGTCGACGCCGTTGGTCAGCGCGAGCCGCGACACCCCGGCGTTGACGACGAACAGCGCGATGCCGAGCAGGACGAGCGTCCACCCGCGGCCGAGGTGCGCCCCGGGCGCTTCGGGACGGACGGGCGCCTGGACGCCGGGTTCGGTCACCGGCGCAGTGTGCCCGGGGCGGGCCGCTCAGCCGGCGAGCGTCCCGCCGAACACCTGCCACGCGAGCGCGGACTTCGCCGTGAGGCTCAGCAGGATGTACGTCCGCTCCCCCACCACGTAGCGCCGCCACGGGCCGACGCGGGCGTACTGCAGCCCCTGCACGACGGCGAAGGAGTTGAAGAAGAGGAAGAGCGAGATGATGATCGCGAAGACGAAGGTCGGCGGCTCGGCGCCGGACGTCGCCCCTGGCGCGACGACGTAGAGCAGGATCGCGAGCCACGGCACGGCCCCGGCCACGCAGCCCATGACGAAGGGCAGCCACCGGCCGCTGCCGGGCTCCTCGTAGCGCTCCTGCAGCCAGCCGAAGAGGATCATCGACGCGTTGACGCCGAACAGGCCGATGAGGGCGGCGGCGTCGGCGATGCCGGTCAGCTGCGCGATGAGCACGACCATGACCGACGACGACAGCGCGTACTCCACCCAGCGATAGAAGTTGTGGTGGTCGGCGAGGCCGCGCAGGTAGCGCTCGTGCACCCGCGGCAGCGACACGAGCACGTGGAAGGACGCCGACAGCGCGAGGAACAGCGCGACGCCCAGCGCGAGCGGGGAGTCGAACAGCGTGACGGTCTCGTACCGTCCGGCCCCCGGCGGGCCCGCGAGGTACGACGCCGTGACCGGCAGGGTGAAGTCGGTGGCGAGCGCGAGCACGACGACCGCCTGCACGGCGTGCAGGACGGCGGCGACGACGTTGTCCCGCCGCAGGTGCGCGAGGGACCCCGTCGTGTCGTGCGCCGGGTCGACCTCCGGCTCGTGCGGCGTGCCGACGACGTGGGCGGCGGCGGGCGTGCGGTCCGTCATCTCCAATTCTCAGCATGCTGAGGGAATCGGCGCGACCCGGGACGGCGTGACCTCAGGGCGTGACGAGCCGGACGGGGCTGGCGTAGGCGAGCGCCCGGTTGTTGCTCGGGTGACCGGACGGTCCCGGCTGCAGGTTGCGGAGGGTCGGGTCCGCGACCCGCACGACGAGCCACGGCACCTCCTCGGCGTCCCAGCCGCCCTGCAGGTCGACAGCGACCTCCGCCACCTGACCGGAGCGGGCGGGCGCGACGGCGAGGACGGTCGGCACCGTGAGGCCCCGGGTGAGGACCTGGACCTCGAGCTCGCGGCCGGTGTGCTCGGGTCCGGTCTCGACGTCGACCGACACGGTCAGCGACGTCGTGCCGCCGGGCACGTCGAGGGCGCCGCCCATCCGGACGGCGCCCGCGCCGGGCGCGGAGCCGTCGCCGGCCTCCACGACGCAGTCCAGCCGCAGGCCGGGCTCGCGCGTGGCGAAGAAGCGCCGCGCGAGCAGCGCCTCGCGCACGCCCGCGCGGTCCCAGGAGCGCACCCACAGCCCGGAGCGGCCGCGCCCGGGCTCGAAGCCCCAGCGCCGCCCGTGCTCGTCGGAGACCCCGAGCAGCCCGGGCCGCCAGCCCGCGTCCAGGCACTCCAGCAGGGGGCTGGCCTGGCCGAGCCGGTAGCCCTCGAACAGGTAGTCGTCGTCGCGGTTGAAGACCTCGAGGCTCACCATGCGCTCGGTGAGGCGCGGCTCGTGGCGGAAGGCGTCGAAGCGCAGCGGCTCCCGACCGGGGTGGTTGTAGCCGAACAGGGCGTCGTCGCCGGAGCGAGAGGCCACGAGCCACTCGTGCAGCCCGGCGACGCCGAGCCGGTCGTCCGGCGGCAGCCACTCCTCGCTGAACCACACGTTGACGTGGCCGAGGTGCGGGGTCGTCCACTCGAAGCCGCGCACGGCCGTGAAGCCGCCCGGGTCGTCGAAGCGCTCGGCGATCTCCGTCGCCCGCAGGAAGTCCGCCTGCTCGATCGTCTTGACCGGCATGCCCGCCCACGGCACCACCTCGCGGACCCGCTCGAGCGCGTCGGGGTCGGCGAAGCCCGCGTGGTCGGTGAGGGCCGCGGCGTCGAGGCCGGACGCGCGCATGCACGCGAAGGCGTCGTCGGCGTGGCCCGCCCCGTCGGACAGGTCGCTGTGGTTGTGCAGGTCGGCGTGCAGCACCTGCGTGCCCGCCACGAGGTCGGCGTGGCGCGTCGCGGCGAGCCCGCTCGTGCGCGACGGCCCGGGTCGCGGCTCCTCGCCCCGCGAGTGCGGCCGCAGGAGCAGGGCGCCCGCGCGGCCCTCGACGCCGGCCGTCACCGCGCGAGGAAGCCGAGCAGGTCCAGGCGCGTGAGCACGCCGACGGGCTTGCCGTCGTCGACCACGAGCACCGCGTCGCCGAGGGTGAGGGCCTCGCGCAGCGCGTCGACGGACTCCCCGGCCCCGATGAGCGGCAGCGGGGAGTCCATGTGCGCCTCGACGGGGTCGGCCAGGCTCGCCCGGCCGGTGAAGACCAGCTCGAGCAGGTGCTCCTCGGTCACCGCCCCCGCGACCTCGCCGCTGGTGACGGGCGGCTCGGCCTTGACGACGGGCATCTGGGAGACGCCGTACTCGCGCAGGATTCCGATCGCGTCGCGGATCGTCTCGTTCGGGTGGGTGTGGACGAGCGCCGGCAGGTCGCCCGCCTTGGCGCGCAGCACGTCGCCCGCGGTGCGGCCGCCCTCGGCGGGCAGGAACCCGTACGACGACATCCAGCGGTCGTCGAAGATCTTCGACAGGTAGCCACGGCCGGAGTCCGGCAGCAGCACGACGACCACCGCGTCGTCGCGGCCCTCGCGCGCCAGGCGCTGCGCGACGCGGAGCGCGCCGACCGCGGCCATGCCGCACGAGCCGCCCACGAGCAGGCCCTCCTCGCGGGCGAGGCGGCGGGTCATGTGGAAGGAGTCCGCGTCGGACACCGCGACGATCTCGTCGGGCACCTCGGGGTCGTACGCGCTCGGCCAGAAGTCCTCGCCCACGCCCTCGACGAGGTACGGCCGACCGGTGCCGCCGGAGTACACGCTGCCCTCCGGGTCGACGCCAACCACCTGCACGGGCCCGCCCTCACGGTCCGCGCTCTGCTCCTTGAGGTAGCGGCCGGTGCCGGTGATGGTGCCGCCCGTGCCGACGCCGCAGACGAAGTGGGTGACGCGGCCCTCGGTGTCGTCCCACACCTCGGGGCCCGTGCTCTCGTAGTGGCTGGCCGGGCCGGCGGGGTTGGAGTACTGGTCGGGCTTCCAGCCGCCGGGCAGCTCGCGGGCGAGCCGGTCGGAGACGGAGTAGTACGAG is part of the Aquipuribacter sp. SD81 genome and harbors:
- a CDS encoding CehA/McbA family metallohydrolase, yielding MTAGVEGRAGALLLRPHSRGEEPRPGPSRTSGLAATRHADLVAGTQVLHADLHNHSDLSDGAGHADDAFACMRASGLDAAALTDHAGFADPDALERVREVVPWAGMPVKTIEQADFLRATEIAERFDDPGGFTAVRGFEWTTPHLGHVNVWFSEEWLPPDDRLGVAGLHEWLVASRSGDDALFGYNHPGREPLRFDAFRHEPRLTERMVSLEVFNRDDDYLFEGYRLGQASPLLECLDAGWRPGLLGVSDEHGRRWGFEPGRGRSGLWVRSWDRAGVREALLARRFFATREPGLRLDCVVEAGDGSAPGAGAVRMGGALDVPGGTTSLTVSVDVETGPEHTGRELEVQVLTRGLTVPTVLAVAPARSGQVAEVAVDLQGGWDAEEVPWLVVRVADPTLRNLQPGPSGHPSNNRALAYASPVRLVTP
- a CDS encoding fibronectin type III domain-containing protein, giving the protein MVVDIRRGPDGRSGTTGLLPPGWVDGTVPAPLSGTSAGTFAEGPDGALYEARIFGIYRHDRTAGLPPVLVAGSGPGGGRYPEPGEATDGPALGAPMHAAALTAGDGVLAYLDETALAPRELSVRVVDGGSVRTVADHADLTGDRSDSDCGTAALAVRGDDVVVACDHALRAFAVDGSDLGTGGRVLLGRHDLHRFGSPDGTPSARVGLPEGVHRLVHHPLDGDLAVVSAVDVRREVPTPSGPVVEVVADVRDAARGLGIEATYLRDRVQWTADLAPDGRVVAVLCGPQECWLRAQQPDGTWRTLAGGGAELPVAGAAGAATRLQPVEFLSTTRRQPMVVDRERGEVVLVTRVRGGQGARHAVVVVPLDGTPLRTPVLPGSGDVPDVDAWLQTGPLAVSPAGLVQLSAPSSAQRLRTVDTQRGLLTESATFLVGGASVAEADDGTLWSGQPTWSGRAAALDRYVVGTGRGAGGASADVLQRGGARADGALLPVPDGVLVAGQQVPGAVHLVDVSPLPPLAPPGVTAVAGDERATVSWQEADGEGLSVTGYTVTVEPGGRSLQTGPTARSAVVTGLTNGTAYRFVVTATNAAGPGAPSAPSPAVTPVDTTPPGPVRGLSSTPGWGSVALRWSPPADPDFAGVTVVTRPGRTAPSSPSDGRVVYRGSATQVTVTGLAQGGYHAVAVFPRDAVGNTGRRAVGVWHGSSVTSTATRRSAVYGQTVAVDAVARRTDGTALAGVPVELHVRKRGATGWTRVATATTSASGTARLQHRPSWHADYQVRVPGRGSVLGSGGPAHRVDVATAVSSALSRATAPRGGTVEVAGTVSPAHAGSTVHLERRVADGWRRVTSQTLSGTSGYRFQVRRTTAGSEAYRVVAPGDADHATGTSAVRTVRWT
- a CDS encoding DMT family transporter; this encodes MTEPGVQAPVRPEAPGAHLGRGWTLVLLGIALFVVNAGVSRLALTNGVDPVPLAAVRIAGTALVLLLVLLATGRASRLRLRAREVPLLLAYGLGGVGLVQVSYFVAIQRLPIGLALLLEYLAPLLVALVARFVLRERVSALLWPALALSLGGLALALGLGGDVELDTVGVVAGLVAAGSFATYFLLGERIVRTRDALSTTFWGFAVPGLLSLAFVPWRSLGGWTGQPVALPDALGAGEVALVLVVAWVVVLGTLSPFAAETAALRWIPATLVTVVATLEPVGAAVLAWWWFGEALTALQVVGFCLVLGGVVLALVARSSAGTGDRPDAVRGGGEGTPFGRGAPRLRSARRWGTCVVSWCARSSLRCCCRLPSRWAWSAWWDRRRPTSAPRSPPTATASSRAPASRTCSGGGSATAGRRPRRWSHPPHARSPWSPTARSSCRSSRPASCARWTRAQGPSTSATARPGPTWRRRAPRGTCRYPPRGTPGTWDCRLPRS
- the heR gene encoding heliorhodopsin HeR, coding for MTDRTPAAAHVVGTPHEPEVDPAHDTTGSLAHLRRDNVVAAVLHAVQAVVVLALATDFTLPVTASYLAGPPGAGRYETVTLFDSPLALGVALFLALSASFHVLVSLPRVHERYLRGLADHHNFYRWVEYALSSSVMVVLIAQLTGIADAAALIGLFGVNASMILFGWLQERYEEPGSGRWLPFVMGCVAGAVPWLAILLYVVAPGATSGAEPPTFVFAIIISLFLFFNSFAVVQGLQYARVGPWRRYVVGERTYILLSLTAKSALAWQVFGGTLAG